The Acipenser ruthenus chromosome 56, fAciRut3.2 maternal haplotype, whole genome shotgun sequence genome segment GCAAAGACTCGCtcctccagggcaggactgcagttcccagtcggCCGTGTTCACAGGCTGctgcggaagggaaactatgcCCAGCGTGTGGGCGCTGGAGCTCCGGTGTATCTGGCCGCtgtgctcgagtacctgactgctgaaatcctggagctggccgggaacgccgcccgggacaacaagaaaaccagaatcatcccgcgtcacctgcagctcgctgtccgcaacgacgaggagctcaacaagctgatgggaggcgtcaccatcgctcagggcggagtgctgcccaacatccaggccgtgctgctgcccaagaaaaccgagaagccagCCAAGAAGTAAATCATTCGGACGCCCCTTCTAACATCTATAAAACCCAaaaggctcttctaagagccacccacttTTTCTGTAAGAGCGCATTGAATCGGTTTATGTTTAATACCAACTTCACAGTCAGAAATAACCAATTAGTTCAATTTGAAATACTAAaacgtaacaattgtaagtactGATATCACAAGCCTACAGTAGGTGCCACATTGGCGGGTGATCACAATCCTCACATGAATGAAACGCGAACTGCTGAAAGACAATATTACGTTTCATTGAAGTTCCCACGAAGTTCTGTATAATTCTGCCTGGCCTCTTGAACAGACTTCTCTGCACGTTGTGTTTATAATGCACTGCTTCGTTTGTTGTACAGTTAAATATGTTCAGCGTTTGAAATAAATGTTTCTCACGACTCCCCTGATATAGTTGCTGGTTGTGTTATATACCCCCCCTGTCCCGTGTTGTCTGAGCCCCGCTCTTTCTCAGTGCGTCTCTCCGCTATGAAGACTCACTGCAGCCGGGAGACAAAAAACTCGTCTGAGATAACCGCTGGGGCTCATAATGTTGTCCCCAGTCACACTTTTaaaagtattcatgtttttttcattctttttattcattttaattgaatctGTTTTCCCTCTTTGCCACGAAGAAGGATGTTGTCTGTTTgtggatgtttttttctttacaatcCAATGAAACACAATCTGCCTCGTTTCATTGCAAATATATAAAGTATTGTTAAGTATTCTTAAATACAAAGTGAGACGTGAGCTACGGGTTCTTTATAAATATGAATCGATATTGCATTGTCTTCGATTACTTTCTTTCAAAAACAATGACATGTATATTTCAATAGAATAGTGAGACTGAATAACAAAGCAGAAAATCAGAAGCGTATTAAAAGCAGCGCAAACCGGACGGGACAGTGGCCGTGTCATAGAATGTGCGCAAAATTCAAATCACCCAATCAGTTATTGAGAATCTGGAATATAACCAATGAGGAACATAAACCCGCCCTAAGTGACTCATCCTATCAGAGCAGCTCAGTAAGTCAATAAATGCTGTGGTGTCGGCTTGCTTGTGTTCTATTTTACAGAGTTTGTAATACTGTGTGTAAGAGTTTAGAAATGGCAAGAACCAAGCAGACCGCTCgtaagtccaccggtggaaaggcgCCCAGGAAGCAGCTCGCTACCAAGGCTGCCCGAAAAAGCGCCCCCGCTACCGGCGGCGTGAAGAAACCTCACCGCTACAGGCCTGGGACTGTGGCTCTGAGGGAAatccgccgctatcagaaatccaccgagctgctgatccgcaagctgcccttccagcggctcgtccgagaaatcgctcaggatttcaagaccgacctgcgcttccagagctccgctgtgatggcgctgcaggaggctagcgaggcttaccttgtcgggctctttgaggacaccaacctgtgCGCCATCcacgccaagagagtcaccatcatgcccaaagacatccagctggcccgccgcATCCGAGGGGAACGCGCTTAAACTGCATCAcccctaaaacaaaaacacagtgaaacccaaaggctcttttaagagccacccacttcTCTGAAAGCATTATATTCCAATacctattgtttttaattgtctgATACATTTAACAATTTGAACATGTTATCTATATACAGTGGAAGTGTTTGCATCTAACATAATGGTTAAGTTTTATTTAGATGGCAAGAGGCCGCATTTAGACAAACCAGAATCTGATTGGATATGAACCAAACTTTCATATCCCTAATTAATGTAatcaattatatttaatacagAATCGATTGATTTACTCTAATATAATATTAACTGCGTGCTAAAATACCACAGCAGTGCCACATTTATGATGTATAGAAGGAAAATCTCTTTTTATAAAGATGtgttggctctgaaaagagcctttgggttcaTTGTCGCATCGTCGTTTTAACTGTTCACTTCTTTTTAGGAGCCGCCTTCTTCGCTGCGGGTTTAGCTGCCTTGGTTGCCTTTTTAGGTTTAGGCGCTGCCTTCGCTTTCTTCGGACTCTTGACGGCCTTTTTAGGCTTGGCAGTCGCTTTCTTTGGGCTCTTGGGTGGCTTCTTTACAGCTTTTGGTTTCTTCGCTTTCTTAGGAGACTTCTTGGGTGTCGCTGCTTTCTTTGCTGAAACCTTTTTCGTCGCTTTCTTGACAACCGCTTTCTTTGCCGCTGGTTTCTTGGGAGCTGCTTTCTTCTTGGCTTCAGCTGCTTTTTTGTTGAGCTTGAAGGAGCCCGAGGCGCCGGTGCCCTTGGTCTGTAGCAGGGTCTCCTTGGTCACCAGGCTCTTGAGGGCTCTATTGACGTGGGAGTTGTTCTTCTCCACATCGTAGCCGCCGGCCTGCAGGATCTTCTTGAGCGCCGCCACGGACAGCCCGCTGCGCTCCTTGGAGGCAGACACAGCCTTGACGATGAGCTCCGACACGCTGGGACCCGATTTCTTGGGCTTTGCTGCGGTCTTCTTATTGGGAGCTTTAGCCGGAGCAGGAGCGGGTGGTGCTGGAGCAGTTTCTGCCATCTCTAAGATTTTGTAACACGGAAATAAACTAATACCAACGCAAAATAAAGGACGCTTCTGTCTGTCAGAGAATGTGCGCAGAAAGGCAGAGCGCGGAACTTATCGACATGATGAGAACCGTGTAGACTCAACTGACCCACGGGCAGCACACTCCTTTCGAAAACGTTCAGTCTTGTGTTTTCTACCtgcacaaaatatacaatttaatagTGAAATACGAACAAATATACACAAACAACCGAGGGTAGGAAAAGAGGAGGTTTGCGTTTACAATATAGcttattctttaaccaggaaatgtactgCGTGTTTAATTGAGGTGAGAAAAACGTCATTACCTTC includes the following:
- the LOC117404375 gene encoding histone H2A-like — its product is MSGRGKTGGKARAKAKTRSSRAGLQFPVGRVHRLLRKGNYAQRVGAGAPVYLAAVLEYLTAEILELAGNAARDNKKTRIIPRHLQLAVRNDEELNKLMGGVTIAQGGVLPNIQAVLLPKKTEKPAKK
- the LOC117404263 gene encoding histone H1-like, whose amino-acid sequence is MAETAPAPPAPAPAKAPNKKTAAKPKKSGPSVSELIVKAVSASKERSGLSVAALKKILQAGGYDVEKNNSHVNRALKSLVTKETLLQTKGTGASGSFKLNKKAAEAKKKAAPKKPAAKKAVVKKATKKVSAKKAATPKKSPKKAKKPKAVKKPPKSPKKATAKPKKAVKSPKKAKAAPKPKKATKAAKPAAKKAAPKKK